A genomic window from Candidatus Pelagisphaera phototrophica includes:
- a CDS encoding VPDSG-CTERM sorting domain-containing protein, producing MKRYANLLKIILLLSLLPASASAITITVSAPSSSSTTFTITGSGTAYNTATGQSLFQFAGLAAGSGNFTNADFLPPWFQATGTFAFDGVALTDVRIVDNDYIDQYDMLGLQFASGISAGTIAASGSSTVDFSGSGKTFGDLVIGTYDISEITYFNNAPTLIVQYSSVPDTGSTAALLGVGDVALAFAKRRLG from the coding sequence ATGAAACGTTACGCCAATCTGCTCAAAATCATTCTTCTTTTGTCACTTCTCCCTGCTTCGGCATCGGCTATAACCATCACTGTTTCTGCTCCAAGTTCCTCGTCGACGACCTTTACAATCACGGGCTCTGGCACAGCGTATAATACCGCCACGGGTCAATCCCTCTTCCAATTCGCAGGTTTGGCCGCAGGTTCGGGAAATTTCACTAATGCTGATTTCTTACCGCCATGGTTTCAAGCAACTGGTACTTTTGCATTCGATGGAGTGGCACTTACCGATGTCCGTATCGTCGATAATGATTACATCGACCAGTATGATATGCTCGGCTTGCAATTTGCGAGCGGAATATCCGCTGGTACCATAGCGGCATCAGGTAGTTCTACGGTCGATTTTAGTGGGAGCGGTAAGACTTTCGGCGACCTAGTGATTGGGACTTACGATATAAGTGAAATCACTTACTTTAACAATGCTCCTACTCTGATAGTTCAATACAGTTCGGTCCCCGACACAGGGTCCACAGCGGCCCTTCTTGGAGTTGGTGATGTGGCTCTAGCCTTTGCTAAGCGGAGGCTGGGCTAA